GGATACATTCCAAGAAGCAATTGATTTCACCAAATAAAAGTGACGAGGATATAATTGTTGGTGAATTTCAGTGGTTAGTGAAAGTTCAATGCAAGAATGTCGCTCcattttctaatttaattgaGCTGGCGCAAACAAAAACAGTTTTAAAAAGATTAAATGAGCTTATCCAGTTACATGGATTCAAGCACAATGCTGCAAAGATCGAGTCTTTGATTGAATTACGTAGTCGTATGATAGGataacaaaaaatagaGGCTGATTTGATACTGTTCTGTACGCAGGAAGTAGACTAAAGAGTAATTCCGAAAGCAAGGCGAacttattatttttttttttttacttaaCACGCGAGGAATAATTGTATTAAACTTCATTACAACACCCATACCCGTTAACAAATAtctattttgaaaatcatGTTAAAGATACGCCAGTTgcagaagaaaaaacaagagGAGGCCGAAAGACTTGCCAAATCTCAGTCTACGACACCCACCCCAGGCGATTCCACGTCTACTTCTAACCAAAGAGTTTCTCCAGCACAAATTCGTGTGCAAAAGGATATCTCAGAGTTAGATTTACCTTCGTCAATAAGAGTGACATTTCCAAACCCAAATGAccttttcaattttaatttacaattgatACCACAAGCTGGATACTACAAAAACGGGAAATTcgaatttaaaattgaaataaactCAAATTTTCCCATTGACCCtcccaaaatcaaatgctTACAAAAGATATACCACCCAAATATCGACTTACAAGGAAATATATGCCTTAATATCTTGAGAGAAGATTGGTCACCCGTGTTGAGTTTGACTGGGGTGTTTATGGGATTGAACTTTTTATTCTTGGACCCTAATGCAACTGACCCACTAAACAAGGATGCAGCAAACGTTCTAGTTAAAAACAggaaacaatttgaaattaatgttttcaattcGATGCGAGGTGGCTATCTTGATCTGGTTTATTACGATCGAGTCATTTAGAAATCCTCTACAcgaaaatttattttgtttaattgcATATATCTATACATAGATACATacacacatatatatatttatacatATCCTGTAATCTATGTTTAGTTCCATAGtttgattgaattatcGGCACTTCCGCTAATAAATAGACATCTCATTCGtttttcaacttgtttcaataaatcCTCTTCACTCACGTCACTTGCTTCCTTCAATCGGGCAAAATCAATATCGTTTATGAATCCATCGTGACCTATAATCGTTTTAACAACATTGACATACCCAGTTTCCAACAAACCTGACAAATCCCAAAACTTGATTGTCTTGTCGTCGCTGccactaataataaatttccCATTTGGATGAACACATAAACTTTTAACCCAAGACAGATGTCCCTTGAGTTCTGCAATTAGCCAACTTTGGGAATTGTTGTACTTTGATGGAAGTGGTGGCCTATGGGGAGCAATTGTTGGAGGTGGGATTAACCATAACTTGATCGTGTTGTCTCTACTGGCAGTTATACAGTATTTGAAGCCCAACTGATTATACGTCTTATCTTTTAGTAGCTCCAAAGGAATTGTAGGAAATTGTTCAGTGTTTTTGGTTATGTATTCATCGAGTATCTTGTTGGCTTGCAAAGAAGGTAGAAATTTGACCGTTTCCACAACATGGCTGTGTCCGACAATCATTGCTACACCAGCCCCACTATTTGCATGTGACAACCTTGCCAGCTGGTCATTTGAACAGGTTAGCACAAAATCCCCGTAAGTATCCAGCAGTATAATATCTAAATCTCGACACCATTCACTATGACCCACAAAACTTTTTAGACTTATGCCTTGAAAAATGTCCCAAACTCGAATATTCTTGTCTCGTGATACAGAATACAAAATGCTGTTATCAACTGGAGAAAACTGTATTGATGAAACTGTGTGTTCATGCCCATTCAACGTACGAATATGGTTGAATTTCTCATCCCAGATTTTTATAGTTAAATCAGAGGAGCAGGTAGCCAAATAGTATGGCTTTTTATAAGTGAAACATATCTTATTGATTGCCCGTGTATGTGCTTTAATCATTTTCTCTGGTATTGTGTTGTCATCATTGGATATATTCCATATATAAAGATTTCCATCGTTGCACCCATTGAGCACCAAAGGTAAATTTGGATGTAATTTCACTGTGGTAACAATATTTTCACATTGATAACTTTGTTTGACAGCACCCTTAGGTATCCAGTTAATTTTGTCTTTACTTAATATAATACCATTATTATCGGAGTTAGTGgaattgataatgttgttcaaattactaatttcattttcaagatcgataattttcttttgaagTCGTAAAACTGTGGACCATCTTTTCTCCAAGTAATTATCCACTTTTTCAACATTGTTTGATTCCTGTGTTGATTGGTCTATGTTGAGTAATTTGGAGAGTTGGTCAAGTAAAACATGATTGTCTTGTTGACACAATGGCTGTAAATACTGTATTATTGCATGGTTCAATTCAGTTTGCTGTCGTTCCGTCAATATCTGCAATTTTTCCATACTGATTTTAGCTATGCACGAGGTCTATAATTAGGGAATGTCTATTTAGTTCGTTATTGGAtgtaaattgattaa
The sequence above is a segment of the Candida albicans SC5314 chromosome 3, complete sequence genome. Coding sequences within it:
- a CDS encoding NEDD8-conjugating protein (Ortholog(s) have NEDD8 transferase activity, role in protein neddylation and cytosol, nucleus localization) → MLKIRQLQKKKQEEAERLAKSQSTTPTPGDSTSTSNQRVSPAQIRVQKDISELDLPSSIRVTFPNPNDLFNFNLQLIPQAGYYKNGKFEFKIEINSNFPIDPPKIKCLQKIYHPNIDLQGNICLNILREDWSPVLSLTGVFMGLNFLFLDPNATDPLNKDAANVLVKNRKQFEINVFNSMRGGYLDSVYYDRVI
- a CDS encoding uncharacterized protein (Ortholog(s) have microtubule plus-end binding activity): MEKLQILTERQQTELNHAIIQYLQPLCQQDNHVLLDQLSKLLNIDQSTQESNNVEKVDNYLEKRWSTVLRLQKKIIDLENEISNLNNIINSTNSDNNGIILSKDKINWIPKGAVKQSYQCENIVTTVKLHPNLPLVLNGCNDGNLYIWNISNDDNTIPEKMIKAHTRAINKICFTYKKPYYLATCSSDLTIKIWDEKFNHIRTLNGHEHTVSSIQFSPVDNSILYSVSRDKNIRVWDIFQGISLKSFVGHSEWCRDLDIISSDTYGDFVLTCSNDQSARLSHANSGAGVAMIVGHSHVVETVKFLPSLQANKILDEYITKNTEQFPTIPLELLKDKTYNQLGFKYCITASRDNTIKLWLIPPPTIAPHRPPLPSKYNNSQSWLIAELKGHSSWVKSLCVHPNGKFIISGSDDKTIKFWDLSGLLETGYVNVVKTIIGHDGFINDIDFARLKEASDVSEEDLLKQVEKRMRCLFISGSADNSIKLWN